A stretch of the Psychroserpens sp. Hel_I_66 genome encodes the following:
- a CDS encoding Npt1/Npt2 family nucleotide transporter, with protein MLRTLINKTFGIRDGEIYISFLMQLYIFIIITVLLIVKPTVNALFLSQLGADNLPYGYLLVAVVAVITSYFYNKAIQKFSLLRVTSVSLVLFSLGFLGLAAILQYSFLTDWVLYIYYLGVSLFAVMATSQFWVLANLVFNAREAKRLFGFIGAGAIAGGVFGGYLTSLVVSSFGNKEVILLAALLILFCIPILKKIWKLRVNKLNSYIRVQRKHNENNFEQSSLRLILKSKHLTYLALITGISVIVAKLVDFQFSDFANRAYSDSEDLASFFGFWFSTFNVIALTIQLFLTNRVLSRIGVASTLLILPFTIALGSLLFLTFPELWVLVIIKGVDGSFKQSINKAAIELSIMPIPLHIKNQAKSYIDVAVDSIATGIAGFMLIFLIRKLDLNTSYITIIVLLFVFIWIILIYKLREAYFNSFRTNIQRTLINSSETSTKPKYETTLKTARKILDEGQEHQILSLLDYINSNKLNTLKSNVIDLLNHPSNKVKIAAIKQFYLYDKGTALNRVEPLTLSKDDELVYTALEYILNHSSIKEQQFFKAYLDHESDYISNAALLCLAKEASANQKLALQFGLYNRIENRLQTLTLPENHERETSIAELLITIAESRMTKYYSFIATHLENQNPYIKKHAIKASGITASDQFLNNLIDLIAEKTYRKYAITALKNYGVKIIDYIIKLEKTEILNSNTASQLPKIISKFKTQKAVNVLLKLLRSKDIVIRLAATKALNKLEVSNVKLYFNKRLLRKFTVRESNYYKRTLDAIASIQFAIDNDFNDEKINSTDILIARQNIIELLENQAETSLKCIFNLLSLVYEESDIEITYSALLSDVKEARINALEFLDNLLQSQLKLSVLPVIEHYVLVSTDVDHSSLQLNIMPENKCLKMLIKNRGKKMKLECLHLIKLLKDPKYYSILNKLTKHQNEDVRFSAENALEIVRKRTNT; from the coding sequence TTGCTTAGAACATTAATAAATAAAACTTTTGGAATAAGAGATGGTGAAATATACATCTCTTTTTTAATGCAACTGTATATATTTATCATCATTACTGTTCTTCTCATTGTTAAACCTACTGTCAATGCTTTATTCCTTTCACAATTGGGCGCAGACAATTTGCCCTATGGCTATTTATTAGTGGCAGTGGTTGCGGTTATAACATCGTACTTTTATAATAAAGCCATTCAAAAATTTTCACTTTTAAGGGTAACAAGTGTTTCTTTAGTTTTATTTAGCTTAGGTTTTTTGGGTCTTGCAGCCATTTTACAATATTCTTTTCTTACAGATTGGGTTTTGTACATTTATTATTTGGGAGTGTCCTTATTTGCTGTTATGGCAACATCTCAATTTTGGGTATTGGCCAATTTGGTATTTAATGCAAGAGAAGCAAAACGACTATTTGGTTTTATAGGAGCTGGAGCAATAGCTGGAGGGGTTTTTGGAGGTTACTTAACAAGTTTAGTTGTTTCAAGCTTTGGAAATAAAGAGGTCATACTATTAGCAGCATTGCTGATTTTATTCTGTATCCCAATTCTAAAAAAAATATGGAAACTCAGGGTAAATAAACTCAACTCATATATAAGAGTTCAAAGAAAACATAATGAAAATAATTTTGAACAAAGCTCATTACGATTAATTTTAAAGTCAAAGCATCTCACCTACCTTGCCTTAATTACGGGTATTAGTGTGATTGTTGCCAAATTAGTTGATTTTCAATTTAGTGATTTTGCTAATAGAGCCTACAGCGATTCAGAGGATTTAGCATCCTTTTTCGGATTTTGGTTTTCAACATTCAATGTCATCGCGCTCACCATACAGCTCTTTCTTACAAATCGTGTTTTAAGCAGAATTGGTGTTGCCTCCACTCTGCTCATCTTACCGTTTACCATTGCACTAGGGAGTTTGTTGTTTTTAACATTTCCGGAGTTATGGGTTCTCGTCATCATTAAAGGTGTAGATGGCAGCTTTAAACAATCTATAAACAAAGCAGCAATTGAGCTATCCATTATGCCCATTCCTTTGCACATTAAAAATCAGGCAAAATCCTACATTGATGTTGCAGTAGATAGTATTGCTACTGGTATTGCAGGTTTTATGCTCATATTTTTAATCAGAAAATTAGATTTAAACACATCTTATATCACCATTATTGTATTGTTGTTTGTCTTTATCTGGATCATTTTGATTTATAAACTAAGAGAAGCCTATTTTAATTCATTTAGAACTAATATTCAACGCACATTAATTAATTCTTCGGAAACCTCAACTAAACCAAAATACGAAACCACATTAAAAACAGCTCGTAAAATTTTAGATGAAGGACAGGAACATCAAATACTATCGTTGCTTGATTACATCAATTCAAATAAATTAAACACTCTCAAATCTAACGTCATTGATTTACTTAACCATCCTTCTAATAAAGTAAAAATAGCAGCAATAAAACAATTTTATCTATATGATAAAGGCACAGCCCTCAATCGCGTTGAGCCTCTTACATTATCAAAAGATGACGAACTTGTTTATACTGCTTTAGAATATATTTTAAACCACTCTTCTATAAAAGAACAACAGTTTTTTAAAGCCTATCTGGATCATGAGAGTGATTATATTTCTAATGCTGCACTACTTTGTTTGGCAAAAGAAGCCTCTGCCAACCAAAAACTAGCACTGCAATTTGGTTTATATAATAGAATTGAGAATCGTTTACAAACCCTAACCTTACCAGAAAATCATGAGAGAGAAACCTCAATAGCAGAGCTTCTTATCACCATTGCAGAATCTCGCATGACAAAATATTACTCTTTTATTGCAACGCATTTAGAAAACCAAAATCCATACATAAAAAAGCACGCGATAAAAGCTTCGGGTATTACCGCTAGTGACCAATTTCTAAATAATTTAATTGATCTTATTGCTGAAAAAACCTATAGAAAATATGCCATAACAGCCTTAAAAAATTATGGAGTCAAAATTATTGACTACATCATCAAATTAGAAAAAACAGAAATACTCAACAGTAATACAGCGTCGCAACTTCCAAAAATCATTAGTAAATTTAAAACTCAAAAAGCAGTTAACGTACTTTTAAAATTACTCCGAAGTAAAGATATCGTGATTAGATTAGCTGCAACAAAAGCACTGAATAAATTAGAAGTGAGCAATGTGAAATTATATTTCAATAAACGTTTGCTTAGAAAATTTACAGTTAGAGAAAGTAACTATTATAAAAGAACATTAGATGCTATAGCATCCATTCAGTTTGCAATTGATAATGATTTTAATGATGAAAAAATCAACAGTACTGATATTTTAATAGCAAGACAGAACATTATTGAATTATTAGAAAACCAAGCTGAAACCAGTTTAAAATGCATCTTCAATCTATTAAGTCTAGTATATGAGGAATCTGATATCGAAATCACGTATTCTGCTCTTTTGAGCGATGTAAAAGAGGCTCGAATCAATGCCCTAGAATTTCTGGACAACTTATTACAGAGCCAGTTAAAGCTATCTGTACTTCCCGTTATTGAGCATTACGTATTGGTAAGTACTGATGTTGATCATTCTTCTTTACAACTCAACATCATGCCAGAAAACAAATGCTTAAAAATGCTTATTAAAAATAGAGGCAAGAAAATGAAACTTGAATGTTTGCATTTAATTAAGTTGCTTAAAGACCCTAAATATTACTCGATATTAAACAAATTGACTAAGCATCAAAATGAAGACGTTAGATTTTCCGCAGAAAATGCTCTTGAAATTGTAAGAAAGCGGACCAATACTTAA
- a CDS encoding acyl-CoA carboxylase subunit beta, with protein sequence MDDKIKNLNDRLNKAYLGGGQERIDKQHAKKKLTARERVMYLLDDNSFEEIGALVTHRTKSFGMDKQVFYGDGVVTGYGTINGRLIYIFAQDFTVFGGSLSETHAEKICKVMDLAVKVGAPIIGLNDSGGARIQEGVRSLGGYADIFYRNVQASGVIPQLSAIMGPCAGGAVYSPAMTDFTLMVEQTSYMFVTGPNVVKTVTNETVTSEELGGASTHSTKSGVAHKTSSNDVECLEDLKSLLSYLPQNNKETTPLLPFELKEEVRDELSNIIPDNANKPYDMHDVIKGIIDKDSFYEIHKDHAENIIVGFARLGGRSIGIIANQPMYLAGVLDVNSSKKAARFVRFCDAFNIPLLTLEDVPGFLPGTDQEWNGIIVHGAKLLYAFSEATVPRITVITRKAYGGAYDVMNSKHIGSDINFAWPSAEIAVMGAKGAAEIIFKKEINASEDKDAKLKEKEAEYADLFANPYSAAERGFIDEVILPKDTRRKLIKAFAMLKDKVVESPKRKHGNIPL encoded by the coding sequence ATGGACGATAAAATAAAAAACCTTAACGATAGATTAAACAAAGCCTATTTGGGTGGCGGACAAGAAAGAATAGATAAGCAACATGCTAAAAAGAAATTAACAGCCAGAGAGCGGGTCATGTATCTCTTGGACGATAATTCTTTTGAAGAAATTGGCGCATTGGTCACGCACCGTACAAAAAGTTTCGGGATGGACAAACAGGTCTTTTATGGCGATGGTGTTGTTACTGGTTATGGCACCATAAACGGACGATTAATCTACATTTTTGCCCAGGATTTTACGGTTTTTGGTGGCTCACTTTCTGAAACGCATGCAGAAAAAATTTGCAAAGTGATGGATTTGGCTGTTAAGGTTGGTGCGCCAATTATTGGTTTAAATGATTCAGGAGGTGCTCGTATTCAAGAAGGTGTACGCTCTCTTGGCGGTTACGCAGATATTTTTTATCGTAATGTGCAAGCCTCTGGTGTGATCCCACAGCTCTCTGCAATTATGGGACCTTGTGCTGGTGGAGCAGTATATTCTCCTGCCATGACTGATTTTACATTAATGGTGGAGCAAACCAGTTATATGTTTGTGACTGGACCAAACGTGGTAAAAACGGTAACCAATGAAACCGTTACTTCGGAAGAACTTGGTGGCGCAAGTACACACTCTACAAAATCTGGAGTTGCACATAAAACGTCTTCAAATGATGTGGAATGCCTTGAGGATTTGAAATCATTATTAAGCTATTTACCGCAAAATAATAAAGAAACCACTCCCCTTTTACCTTTTGAACTAAAAGAGGAAGTGCGTGACGAATTATCTAATATCATCCCAGATAATGCAAACAAACCTTATGATATGCATGATGTTATTAAGGGAATTATTGATAAAGATTCATTTTATGAAATCCATAAGGATCATGCAGAGAATATCATTGTAGGTTTTGCCAGATTAGGTGGGAGAAGTATTGGCATTATTGCCAATCAGCCCATGTATTTAGCTGGAGTTCTTGATGTGAACAGTTCTAAAAAAGCTGCACGTTTTGTACGTTTTTGTGATGCATTTAATATTCCGTTGTTGACACTTGAGGATGTACCAGGATTTTTACCAGGAACTGATCAAGAATGGAATGGCATCATCGTTCACGGTGCAAAATTACTCTATGCATTTAGTGAAGCAACTGTACCTAGAATTACTGTGATTACCAGAAAAGCCTATGGAGGAGCGTATGATGTTATGAACTCCAAACACATTGGTAGCGATATCAATTTTGCATGGCCAAGTGCAGAAATCGCGGTTATGGGAGCTAAAGGTGCTGCGGAAATTATCTTCAAAAAAGAGATTAATGCTTCGGAAGATAAAGACGCTAAACTAAAAGAAAAAGAAGCAGAATACGCTGACCTTTTTGCCAACCCATACAGTGCTGCCGAACGTGGTTTTATTGACGAAGTCATCCTTCCGAAGGATACAAGAAGAAAATTGATCAAAGCTTTCGCAATGTTAAAAGATAAAGTTGTTGAAAGTCCAAAACGTAAGCATGGTAATATACCGTTATAA
- a CDS encoding PEP/pyruvate-binding domain-containing protein — protein sequence MNKFYLYLVILCLCFSSEIKAQELSISEIKNLIESYKKDPRGPYLRIKWFCEDGTEREPKDPCPDKVDGIQHASFKESTKNLRKRNYLFFAEILASNKEKDFLDAENDYSRLKQYQINQYLSSVDDGWVLQKAQYYRGALQSEDEEAWGKAFFENILKDDDFLNSHYYLIRQALKDIPHNGDDNLAQLMRSQSKTLSEDIPAFMDARIKIHGQPQASDIEMVKTFMSNQSSKISEAKRKDFEDLIETMKEFYAPLDLKSLAGEIEKMSVTEDIKNSFRVLVESSEREPSAEQLVTDITNVLYQIRLDITTVDGSKSRLRLLDLSNRLEQKLLIESQNWETESLAQNLNKINTLVCASMGTGLIENWEYTAIENEVTDHLTGSKIDITELNDILGTARGVVEWSASMVKANYQEIVDTYTAFEPLSYGFIDDRVRSSVALNLGNTVSDLGAFVSKLSNIENKVMDVDNQSAIRGLNPGYAFGKLIVVDGNPDAIEVNTNNIYIFEKPPHDLKPVAGIMTVSEGNLVSHVQLLARNLGIPNAALSYDNLKELKKFNDKEVFYAVSNKGNVILKLADDMSSSEKELFTKKERSKNIVEVPTAQIKLDVTKMVNMRDVDASDSGKLCGPKAANLGELKKMFPEQVVEGLIIPFGIFRSHMDQQMPGVNASYWEFLNKTFDEADQMKRDNVSEENIEAFQLEALSKLYNAMLDINLDPAFVADIKSSFTSVFGAPIGEVPVFLRSDTNMEDLKEFTGAGLNLTLFNIKDEDKIIEGIKRVWASAYSERSFKWRQKFLSNPENVFPSILIIPSVDVDYSGVMITKGINSGNDNDLTVAFSRGAGGAVDGQSAETRLITAQENVLLSPARQPDYIRLPVSGGTKSYTTPFESPILNEKNMSDIRNLAAQIRKNMVSHSDAKNQAYDVEFGFKDDKLWLFQIRPFVENKQAKSSDYLASISSQNDSDQSVLLKTKL from the coding sequence ATGAATAAATTTTACCTGTATCTTGTTATTCTGTGTTTATGTTTTTCTTCGGAAATAAAAGCACAAGAGCTATCCATTTCAGAAATTAAAAACCTTATTGAATCCTATAAAAAAGATCCTCGCGGACCGTATTTACGCATCAAATGGTTTTGTGAGGACGGGACAGAGCGTGAACCAAAAGATCCATGTCCAGATAAAGTAGACGGTATCCAACACGCAAGCTTTAAGGAATCAACAAAAAATCTTAGAAAAAGGAACTATTTGTTTTTTGCTGAAATTTTAGCCAGTAACAAAGAAAAAGATTTTCTCGATGCTGAAAACGATTACAGCAGATTAAAGCAATATCAAATCAATCAATACCTATCCAGTGTCGATGATGGTTGGGTGTTACAAAAAGCACAATATTACAGAGGCGCTTTGCAAAGTGAAGACGAAGAAGCTTGGGGAAAAGCGTTTTTTGAGAACATCCTTAAAGATGACGATTTTTTAAACTCACATTATTATTTAATTCGTCAAGCATTAAAGGATATTCCACATAATGGCGATGATAATTTAGCGCAGTTAATGCGAAGTCAGTCTAAAACGTTATCTGAAGACATTCCAGCTTTTATGGATGCCAGAATTAAAATTCACGGTCAGCCACAAGCCTCTGATATTGAAATGGTAAAAACATTTATGAGTAATCAAAGTTCTAAAATTTCCGAAGCAAAACGAAAGGATTTTGAGGATTTAATAGAGACAATGAAAGAATTCTATGCACCTTTAGATTTAAAATCTCTAGCAGGTGAGATAGAAAAAATGTCTGTCACAGAGGATATTAAAAATAGTTTTCGAGTTCTCGTGGAGTCTTCTGAAAGAGAACCATCTGCAGAGCAATTGGTCACAGATATTACAAATGTTTTGTATCAAATTAGATTAGATATCACCACGGTAGATGGTAGTAAATCCCGTTTAAGATTATTGGATTTGTCAAACAGGCTTGAACAAAAATTACTCATCGAATCGCAAAACTGGGAAACGGAATCACTAGCACAAAACTTAAACAAAATAAATACATTGGTCTGTGCTTCTATGGGAACAGGTTTAATTGAAAACTGGGAGTATACTGCTATTGAAAACGAAGTCACAGATCACTTGACTGGCTCTAAAATAGACATTACGGAGCTTAATGATATTTTAGGAACCGCTAGAGGTGTTGTTGAATGGAGTGCATCAATGGTGAAAGCCAACTATCAAGAAATTGTGGATACTTACACAGCTTTTGAGCCATTGTCTTATGGATTTATTGATGATCGCGTGAGAAGTAGCGTTGCTTTGAATCTCGGTAATACGGTTAGTGATTTAGGTGCATTTGTATCAAAACTTTCAAATATTGAAAATAAAGTAATGGATGTGGATAACCAATCGGCAATTCGTGGTCTAAATCCTGGTTATGCATTTGGAAAATTAATAGTAGTCGATGGCAATCCTGATGCAATCGAAGTCAATACAAACAATATTTACATTTTTGAAAAACCACCACATGATTTGAAACCTGTGGCTGGTATCATGACGGTTTCTGAAGGTAATTTGGTCTCCCATGTACAATTATTGGCAAGAAATCTTGGGATTCCCAATGCAGCGCTGTCCTACGATAATTTGAAGGAATTAAAGAAATTTAACGATAAAGAGGTGTTCTACGCAGTTTCCAATAAAGGGAATGTGATCTTAAAATTGGCAGATGATATGTCTTCTTCGGAAAAAGAACTGTTCACCAAAAAAGAGCGTAGCAAGAATATTGTTGAGGTGCCAACTGCTCAAATCAAATTGGATGTTACCAAAATGGTAAACATGCGAGATGTGGATGCTAGTGACTCGGGTAAATTGTGCGGACCCAAAGCTGCAAACCTTGGTGAGTTAAAAAAGATGTTTCCTGAGCAAGTGGTTGAGGGGTTAATCATTCCCTTCGGAATTTTTAGATCACACATGGATCAACAAATGCCTGGAGTAAATGCATCTTACTGGGAGTTTCTCAACAAGACTTTTGATGAGGCAGACCAGATGAAACGTGATAATGTTTCCGAAGAAAATATAGAGGCATTTCAATTAGAGGCATTATCTAAACTGTATAATGCGATGCTGGATATTAATTTAGACCCTGCATTTGTGGCAGATATAAAATCTAGCTTTACATCTGTTTTTGGGGCTCCAATTGGCGAGGTACCTGTGTTTTTGAGAAGCGATACCAATATGGAAGATTTGAAGGAATTTACTGGTGCTGGACTTAATTTGACATTATTTAATATTAAAGATGAAGATAAGATTATAGAAGGGATAAAACGTGTTTGGGCTTCGGCTTATAGTGAGCGCAGTTTTAAATGGAGACAGAAATTTTTGTCAAACCCAGAGAATGTGTTTCCTTCAATATTGATTATTCCTAGTGTGGATGTGGATTATTCTGGCGTGATGATTACTAAAGGTATCAATTCTGGAAATGACAATGATTTGACTGTTGCGTTTAGTAGAGGAGCGGGAGGCGCTGTAGATGGACAATCTGCAGAAACACGTTTGATTACCGCTCAAGAAAATGTGTTGTTGTCTCCAGCAAGACAGCCAGATTATATAAGACTGCCAGTTTCTGGAGGCACAAAATCATATACTACTCCTTTTGAGTCACCAATATTGAATGAAAAAAATATGAGTGACATCCGAAATCTTGCAGCTCAAATCAGGAAAAATATGGTATCACATTCTGATGCTAAAAATCAAGCTTACGATGTTGAGTTTGGGTTCAAGGATGATAAATTGTGGTTGTTTCAAATACGACCGTTTGTTGAGAATAAACAGGCAAAAAGTTCAGATTATTTGGCTTCCATTTCATCTCAAAATGATTCAGATCAATCTGTATTACTTAAAACAAAATTATAA
- a CDS encoding serine hydrolase codes for MRIQSYLFLFLFTSIVWGQDALPMESIEDIDTLAEIENKELQQLLEKEIYSNAIWRGLAVNKLMSIGIVDLSKEGEFKYAGINDDHMMYAASLPKIAILLAAMDAIDKGELEYTDVIEKDLRLMISKSNNQASTRMIDRLGYEKIEAVLRSPQNKLYDEESGGGLWVGKRYAAGGRRHPEPLKGLSHAATAKQVCRFYYQLALGNLVSTESSEEMLDIMKDPALHHKFVNTLDKIAPKATIYRKSGSWKNWHADSALVWGPKRKYIIVALIDNNFGEQIIRDLVVPIEKVMKKSRSLSKVKTQN; via the coding sequence ATGAGAATTCAATCTTATTTGTTTTTATTTCTTTTTACTTCAATTGTTTGGGGTCAAGATGCTTTACCTATGGAAAGTATTGAGGATATTGATACTTTAGCAGAAATCGAAAATAAAGAATTACAACAATTACTTGAAAAGGAAATTTATTCCAATGCTATTTGGCGTGGTTTAGCTGTAAATAAATTGATGTCTATTGGTATTGTTGACCTAAGCAAAGAAGGAGAATTCAAATATGCAGGTATTAATGATGATCACATGATGTATGCTGCCAGTTTGCCTAAAATAGCAATTTTGTTAGCTGCTATGGATGCGATTGATAAAGGTGAGCTAGAATATACCGATGTTATTGAAAAAGATTTAAGATTAATGATCAGTAAATCCAATAACCAAGCTTCTACAAGAATGATAGACCGTTTGGGTTATGAAAAAATTGAAGCTGTTCTTCGTTCCCCTCAAAACAAATTATATGATGAAGAATCTGGTGGTGGACTTTGGGTAGGAAAGCGTTATGCAGCTGGCGGAAGAAGACATCCCGAACCTCTCAAAGGTTTAAGCCACGCTGCTACTGCAAAGCAGGTGTGCCGATTTTATTATCAGTTAGCGTTAGGAAATTTAGTGAGCACTGAAAGTTCCGAAGAAATGCTCGATATCATGAAAGATCCTGCATTGCATCACAAATTCGTTAATACCTTAGATAAAATCGCGCCTAAGGCTACCATCTATAGAAAATCTGGATCTTGGAAAAACTGGCATGCAGACTCTGCACTCGTTTGGGGACCAAAAAGAAAATACATCATTGTTGCGTTGATAGATAATAATTTTGGTGAGCAAATTATTAGAGATTTAGTCGTTCCTATTGAAAAGGTTATGAAAAAATCACGTTCTTTATCAAAAGTAAAAACACAAAACTAA
- a CDS encoding serine hydrolase: MKHFFLVVFLCVGCFVNLNGQSGLPINQNDSKLKPLKQLSDRDLQSLLEYEINKNPEWQLLTSQKKMAVGIVDLSSPNDVRFASINGNHMMYAASLPKIAILLAAMDAIDKGELKETKDIKDDMRLMISKSNNAASTRMIDRVGYKKIEAVMTDPKYMFYDKKQGGGLWVGKRYGDGGDTNREPLKNLSHSATVNQVCRYYYLLANGKLVNKKRSTQMLSIMGNPELHHKFVNTIEQIAPEAKLFRKSGSWKNYHSDSILVWGKDPNRRYILVALVDDPNGEQIIRSLVVPVEKVINKAKTRQFSPRSLTK; encoded by the coding sequence ATGAAGCACTTTTTTTTAGTAGTATTTCTCTGTGTTGGCTGTTTTGTGAACTTAAATGGTCAAAGCGGTCTACCAATTAATCAAAATGATTCTAAACTAAAGCCTCTAAAGCAACTTTCCGACAGGGATTTACAATCACTTTTAGAGTACGAAATCAATAAAAATCCTGAGTGGCAACTTTTAACTTCCCAGAAAAAAATGGCTGTTGGTATTGTTGATCTTAGCAGTCCTAATGATGTGAGATTTGCAAGTATCAACGGAAACCATATGATGTATGCTGCAAGTTTACCAAAAATTGCGATTTTATTAGCTGCTATGGATGCGATTGATAAAGGGGAATTAAAAGAAACTAAAGACATTAAGGATGACATGCGCTTGATGATTAGCAAGTCTAATAACGCTGCCTCAACACGAATGATTGATCGTGTTGGCTATAAAAAAATAGAAGCAGTCATGACAGATCCAAAATATATGTTTTATGATAAAAAACAAGGTGGCGGATTATGGGTTGGAAAACGATACGGTGATGGTGGAGATACCAATAGAGAGCCTTTAAAGAATTTAAGCCACTCTGCGACGGTAAACCAAGTTTGTCGTTATTATTATTTATTGGCTAACGGTAAATTGGTGAATAAAAAACGTTCTACCCAAATGTTATCCATAATGGGAAATCCAGAACTTCATCATAAATTTGTAAATACAATCGAGCAAATTGCACCAGAAGCTAAATTATTTAGAAAATCTGGTTCTTGGAAAAACTATCACTCAGATTCCATTCTTGTTTGGGGAAAAGATCCAAATCGTCGCTATATTTTAGTAGCATTAGTTGATGATCCTAATGGAGAACAAATAATAAGAAGTTTAGTTGTCCCTGTAGAAAAAGTCATTAATAAAGCAAAAACGAGACAGTTTAGTCCTCGTTCTTTAACTAAATAA
- a CDS encoding serine hydrolase: MKKLFYISLLVGAVLSFGLTSFYPIDGYKTTGIKRLYQLQKFQEDSVPYNRIPFGAYKKLDEIELNLKSRTDSIDELLVEDKDFAKDMERLFPGSGYSASIMDMSNPDKLRYAAFRENTGYQPGSVGKLAVLLAVMDQMAKVCPDSWEQRTMYMQDIKVTSRYWGLGDHHTIPIYDIEKDKLVKRQVIATDEFSIYEWLDHMVSVSNNGAASIMYREAMLMAAFESDYVNLTAEKAEQYFKDTPRDSLTNLAHAVVNEPLRRLGITEDDWRLGGMFTRSADKYVGRKGGSTGTPKGLMKFLVQLEQGKVVDEKSSLEMKRLMYATDRRIRYARSSRLDSAAVYFKSGSYYKCDRTKNPNCKDYAGNVFNYMNSVIIVEHPNGVKYITCLMTNVLNKNSAGAHMYLASMIDDIINKDNNAMKEAIKEEEYKSDNEETDN, encoded by the coding sequence ATGAAAAAATTATTTTATATATCGCTATTAGTTGGAGCTGTATTATCTTTTGGATTGACTTCGTTTTATCCAATTGATGGTTACAAAACTACAGGTATTAAAAGGTTATATCAATTGCAAAAATTTCAGGAAGATTCCGTGCCATATAATCGTATACCATTTGGAGCCTATAAAAAATTAGATGAGATAGAATTAAATCTTAAGTCAAGAACAGATAGTATTGATGAGTTATTGGTGGAGGATAAGGATTTTGCAAAAGATATGGAACGGTTATTTCCAGGTTCAGGATATTCTGCCAGTATTATGGATATGTCAAATCCAGATAAATTGCGTTATGCAGCATTTCGGGAAAATACGGGTTACCAACCGGGAAGTGTTGGTAAATTAGCTGTTTTATTAGCGGTAATGGATCAAATGGCAAAGGTTTGCCCAGACTCTTGGGAACAGCGCACAATGTACATGCAGGATATTAAAGTAACCTCTAGATATTGGGGCTTGGGAGATCATCACACCATCCCTATTTACGATATTGAAAAAGATAAATTAGTAAAACGCCAAGTTATAGCAACCGATGAGTTTTCTATCTATGAATGGTTAGATCACATGGTCTCTGTAAGTAATAATGGTGCTGCAAGCATTATGTATCGTGAGGCCATGTTGATGGCAGCTTTTGAATCTGATTACGTGAATTTAACTGCGGAAAAAGCTGAGCAATATTTTAAGGATACACCAAGAGACTCTTTAACAAATCTAGCACATGCTGTAGTTAACGAACCTTTACGAAGATTAGGAATTACAGAAGATGATTGGCGTCTAGGTGGCATGTTCACCAGATCGGCAGACAAATATGTTGGACGTAAGGGTGGAAGTACTGGAACTCCAAAAGGATTGATGAAATTTTTAGTTCAATTAGAACAAGGCAAGGTTGTAGATGAAAAATCGAGTTTAGAGATGAAGAGACTAATGTATGCGACCGATCGTAGAATTAGATATGCAAGATCAAGTCGATTGGATAGTGCAGCAGTTTATTTTAAGTCTGGGAGTTACTACAAATGTGATCGTACTAAGAATCCTAATTGTAAAGATTATGCAGGTAATGTATTTAATTATATGAATTCTGTTATTATTGTAGAGCATCCAAATGGTGTGAAATATATCACTTGTTTGATGACTAATGTGCTTAATAAGAATTCTGCGGGAGCACATATGTATCTAGCGAGTATGATTGATGATATCATCAATAAGGATAATAACGCGATGAAAGAAGCTATTAAGGAAGAAGAATATAAGAGTGATAATGAAGAAACCGATAATTAA